CCGCTAATCAACAACTGCTGATCCATTTGCAAAGTGTAATGTTCATCAAGCGTTCCTGATACGACATTTTCAGAAAGTGTTTTATTGAAGAGTTTGTGCTCAAAAATTACGGTCTCATCCATAGAAATACCGTCGAAACTTGCCAGCAGAACCAGTCCGTCAACGTCAATGGTTGCTGTCATTGGGTATAGCTCGCCCCCTGCTATTTCTTCTGCCAGGCTTCGCGCTGCATATTCAGCGGCATGTCCTTTATCAAATAACTGCTGCGTAAATTGATCAATTTCATCTGCCAATCCTATTGATTTTTGTTTTAGAAGTTTATCTCGGCTTATGTATTTTGATTTTCCTGCTGCTGCGGATAATTCAGATGCCGTTCCATGGCTTAATTTTCTCGCATCTAACCAAGCGGAGGTATTCTGCTCTACATCTAATATTTTCATGATAACGCCACTTTTGTTAAAGATTCTTCAATTGTCAAGTTGTCTCTTCGTATTCTCTGAGATTTGGTATTGTTTTATTCAACCAGTTCTCCCGTAATGACTTCCACAACTTCGAAGCCTTCAATCTCTTTGATTTGAGCGGCAGTTAGTGTGCCGTTTAATTTCAGTTTGCCAATGATCGCCGCCGCCGTTTGCTTGCCGCCGTCAATCAGGCTTTTCCATTGCGCTTTGTTGGCGTCAAATTTCTCTTGCGGGTAGGCTTCCAGCGCCGGTTTTTCGGCTTGCTTGGATTTGCTGATGATCTCGCCGGTGTTGTGGTCAATATACTCATCCATTTTGCCTTCCATTTCATCTGCGGTAGGTTGTGCGCCAAACTCAGGGAAGGCTTTACGCAATGCCTGCGCCTCAGCACACTTGCTGACCTGTCCGTATGGCCGCTTTAGCCACATGGCATTAGGCGCAATGCTTTTTTCCTGACCACCTTTAACGGCATAGTTCTCCTTCCAGAACTCCTTGACAGTAAATTCGGCAATGCTGCCGTTAGCCATCAGCCGCTTTACCGTGACCTTGCACCATTTAGGATAGGTGACAGACACGCCGCTAAGGCTTTCAGTAACATCCTCGCCATATTCAGGCTCGCTCACGCCTGCATATTGACCGGAACGGGCTGCTTGCGTTCTGTACAGTCCTA
The sequence above is drawn from the Patescibacteria group bacterium genome and encodes:
- the bet gene encoding phage recombination protein Bet; protein product: MSKEVAVKKELLPSLAMDEAELMNVLRNSLYPGAQDSSIKLVISYCKASGLDPMQKPAHIVPMWDSKLKGMKDVIMPGIGLYRTQAARSGQYAGVSEPEYGEDVTESLSGVSVTYPKWCKVTVKRLMANGSIAEFTVKEFWKENYAVKGGQEKSIAPNAMWLKRPYGQVSKCAEAQALRKAFPEFGAQPTADEMEGKMDEYIDHNTGEIISKSKQAEKPALEAYPQEKFDANKAQWKSLIDGGKQTAAAIIGKLKLNGTLTAAQIKEIEGFEVVEVITGELVE